From a region of the Luteolibacter arcticus genome:
- a CDS encoding NAD+ synthase codes for MKVGIAQINGVIGDFPGNAKRLLQAYRECLEQGAELVITPELSLAGYPPRDLVFKSQFVPKCLQALDYLAGEVKEVPLLVGYVDLNEAGRPGKPFRNAAAFLHRGEIVAKVWKTLLPTYDVFDERRYFEPGEKCEPIVWNGLRLGVTICEDIWTEEYLHRPLYERDPVQELCSQGIDLLLNLSASPFHLGKPEIRREMMAAVAKDAAVPVIYANAVGGQDQLLFDGHSLVATPDGRIAIQMPGFSEQSLTVDLDALPQGEAPLPQPVAAGQLFDALVLGLRDYVKKCGFRSVCLGLSGGIDSALTAVLAAEALGPENVHGLTMPSPFSSGGSVDDSVALAKTLGIRCETVPIADTFASVKASMAPLFEGTKEDVTEENMQARIRGLYLMSLSNKFGHLLLTTGNKSELAVGYCTIYGDMCGGLAVISDLPKIRVYELSRWINRHREIIPWSTIDKPPSAELRPDQKDQDTLPPYDILDGILELYVERHLSADEIVAHGYEENLVRWVQRRVDLNEWKRQQAAPGLRVTSKAFGMGRRMPIVQGFTG; via the coding sequence ATGAAGGTTGGGATCGCGCAGATCAACGGGGTGATCGGGGACTTCCCCGGCAATGCGAAGCGGCTGCTCCAAGCCTATCGCGAGTGCTTGGAGCAAGGCGCCGAATTGGTGATCACGCCGGAGCTGTCGCTGGCCGGCTACCCGCCCCGCGATCTGGTCTTCAAGTCGCAGTTCGTGCCGAAGTGCCTGCAGGCGCTCGACTACCTGGCGGGCGAGGTGAAGGAGGTTCCCCTGCTGGTCGGCTACGTCGATCTCAACGAGGCCGGTCGCCCGGGCAAGCCGTTCCGCAATGCCGCCGCCTTCCTCCATCGCGGCGAGATCGTCGCCAAGGTCTGGAAGACGCTGCTGCCGACCTACGATGTTTTCGACGAGCGCCGCTACTTCGAGCCCGGCGAGAAATGCGAGCCCATCGTCTGGAATGGACTGCGGCTCGGCGTCACCATCTGCGAGGACATCTGGACGGAGGAATACCTGCACCGCCCGCTCTACGAGCGCGACCCCGTGCAGGAGCTATGCTCGCAGGGGATCGACCTGCTGCTGAACCTTTCGGCCTCGCCCTTCCACCTCGGCAAGCCGGAGATCCGCCGCGAGATGATGGCGGCGGTGGCGAAGGATGCCGCCGTGCCGGTGATCTACGCGAATGCTGTCGGCGGGCAGGATCAATTGCTCTTCGACGGTCACTCGCTGGTCGCCACTCCGGACGGCCGGATTGCGATACAAATGCCCGGCTTTTCCGAGCAATCCCTCACCGTCGATCTCGATGCGCTTCCGCAGGGCGAAGCTCCCCTTCCCCAGCCGGTCGCGGCCGGCCAGCTCTTCGATGCGCTGGTCCTGGGCCTGCGCGACTACGTGAAGAAGTGCGGCTTCCGCAGCGTCTGCCTCGGCCTCAGCGGCGGCATCGACTCAGCCCTCACCGCCGTCCTTGCAGCCGAGGCACTGGGACCAGAGAATGTTCACGGGCTCACCATGCCCAGTCCCTTTTCGTCAGGCGGCAGCGTCGATGACTCGGTGGCACTCGCGAAAACCCTCGGCATCCGCTGCGAGACCGTGCCGATCGCCGATACCTTCGCTTCCGTCAAAGCCTCGATGGCCCCCTTGTTCGAGGGCACCAAGGAGGACGTGACCGAGGAAAACATGCAGGCCCGCATCCGCGGCCTCTACCTAATGTCGCTCTCCAACAAGTTCGGCCACCTGCTACTCACCACCGGCAATAAGAGCGAACTGGCGGTCGGCTACTGCACCATCTACGGCGACATGTGTGGCGGCCTAGCCGTCATCTCGGACTTGCCGAAAATCCGCGTCTACGAGCTGTCCCGTTGGATCAATCGCCACCGCGAGATCATCCCGTGGAGCACCATCGACAAGCCGCCCAGCGCCGAGCTGCGTCCCGATCAAAAGGACCAAGACACCTTGCCGCCCTACGACATCCTCGATGGCATCCTCGAGCTCTACGTGGAGCGCCACCTCTCCGCCGACGAAATCGTCGCCCACGGCTACGAGGAGAACCTCGTCCGCTGGGTCCAGCGCCGCGTGGATCTCAATGAATGGAAACGCCAACAAGCCGCCCCCGGCCTCCGCGTGACCTCCAAGGCCTTCGGCATGGGCCGCCGCATGCCCATCGTCCAAGGCTTCACCGGCTGA
- a CDS encoding TrmH family RNA methyltransferase encodes MTDDWQTTLREQLAAPQDPWVVLEGQGMVEAAIAGWWEVAGVMVAEDHSWEVPVWSGMEVAREAPAEMDRWADASIHGGVLGLARQPSETGEVATFLRSLDAEALLVVCPRLDHPTVVGEVIRLAADHNAAGVLFGAEGVSPFHVEAVRAAADALFQLPIRVADGGLLLRSLKAAGVELCGWEQAGFSGEAATTGRRALVMGDPEKGLGPFWRAACDRQVGGEVGAVLKELAVEVGG; translated from the coding sequence GTGACCGACGATTGGCAGACCACCCTCCGCGAGCAACTGGCCGCCCCCCAGGACCCATGGGTCGTGCTGGAGGGGCAGGGGATGGTCGAGGCCGCAATCGCCGGCTGGTGGGAGGTCGCGGGGGTGATGGTGGCGGAAGATCACTCGTGGGAAGTGCCGGTCTGGAGCGGCATGGAGGTGGCTCGCGAGGCCCCGGCGGAAATGGATCGCTGGGCCGATGCCTCGATTCACGGGGGTGTGCTCGGCTTGGCCAGGCAGCCGTCCGAGACGGGTGAGGTGGCAACCTTCCTCCGCTCGCTGGATGCCGAGGCGCTGCTGGTCGTCTGCCCGCGCTTGGATCATCCCACGGTGGTAGGGGAAGTCATCCGGCTGGCGGCAGATCACAACGCGGCAGGCGTTTTGTTTGGAGCGGAAGGGGTTTCGCCATTTCATGTCGAGGCGGTGCGGGCGGCGGCCGATGCGCTTTTCCAGCTCCCGATTCGCGTGGCGGATGGCGGGCTGCTGCTGCGCTCGCTCAAAGCCGCCGGGGTGGAGCTTTGTGGCTGGGAGCAAGCTGGGTTTTCCGGCGAGGCTGCGACTACCGGTCGCCGCGCGCTGGTGATGGGCGATCCGGAGAAGGGGCTGGGGCCGTTTTGGCGGGCTGCGTGCGACCGGCAGGTTGGCGGGGAAGTGGGGGCTGTCTTGAAGGAGCTCGCCGTAGAGGTTGGCGGATAG
- a CDS encoding aminotransferase class I/II-fold pyridoxal phosphate-dependent enzyme, translating to MTRRSGTDLGSPDPQQELADLSEAGLLRTLKPLDSPTGPRVMRDGRELWNFASNDYLGLATDPELAEAFIEGVRKYGAGSAASRLVCGTLPPHHLLEEALAAAKGTQAALVFSSGFATAVGSLPALAGKDDVLVLDKLCHASLIDGARLSGATIRVFPHNDTTKLARLLENIRAKQPAARVIVITESVFSMDGDLCPLTELIELKDRHGALLFLDEAHAFGVLGPRGMGLAAELGVKDRVDFQMGTFSKAAGLAGGYLATTTAWRDLLVNRARSFVYSTAPPPALAHAAMTSLERITSSDGDHRRKQLRENIAVLSAGHPSPVIPVLLGGNEAALEAAARLETRGFLVPAIRYPTVPRGTARLRISVSAAHPPDAVAALASEISPM from the coding sequence ATGACACGACGCTCCGGCACTGACCTCGGCTCGCCGGATCCACAGCAGGAGTTGGCCGATCTGTCCGAGGCGGGCCTGCTGCGCACGCTGAAGCCTCTCGACTCGCCGACGGGTCCACGGGTGATGCGCGATGGACGGGAGCTGTGGAACTTCGCCTCCAACGACTACCTCGGCCTCGCCACCGATCCAGAGCTTGCGGAAGCATTCATCGAAGGTGTTAGAAAGTATGGAGCAGGCTCCGCAGCCTCGCGATTGGTCTGTGGCACCCTGCCTCCACATCACCTGTTAGAGGAAGCCTTGGCAGCCGCAAAGGGCACGCAAGCCGCGCTGGTATTCTCCTCGGGCTTCGCCACCGCAGTCGGTAGCCTGCCAGCACTGGCGGGAAAGGATGACGTGCTGGTGCTCGACAAGCTTTGCCACGCCTCGCTCATCGATGGAGCCCGCCTCTCCGGTGCCACCATCCGCGTGTTCCCGCACAATGACACCACAAAGCTGGCCCGCCTGTTAGAGAACATCCGCGCGAAACAACCGGCGGCCCGCGTGATCGTGATCACCGAATCGGTGTTCTCGATGGATGGCGACCTTTGCCCTCTAACAGAACTCATCGAGCTGAAGGATCGCCACGGCGCGCTGCTCTTCCTCGATGAAGCGCACGCGTTCGGCGTGCTCGGTCCACGCGGCATGGGCCTTGCGGCAGAGCTCGGCGTTAAAGATCGCGTGGATTTCCAAATGGGCACCTTCAGCAAGGCCGCCGGCCTTGCCGGCGGTTACCTCGCCACCACCACGGCATGGCGCGATCTGCTGGTGAACCGCGCACGATCCTTCGTTTACTCGACCGCTCCACCACCCGCTCTTGCCCACGCAGCGATGACATCTCTGGAGCGTATCACTTCATCCGATGGCGATCATCGCCGGAAGCAACTCCGCGAAAACATCGCCGTCCTCTCGGCCGGACATCCATCCCCCGTGATCCCGGTGCTCCTCGGCGGAAACGAAGCAGCGCTCGAAGCCGCCGCCCGCTTGGAAACCCGCGGCTTTCTCGTTCCAGCGATCCGCTATCCAACGGTCCCACGGGGCACCGCAAGGCTGCGGATATCCGTGTCGGCAGCCCATCCTCCTGATGCGGTCGCCGCACTCGCTTCGGAAATAAGTCCCATGTGA
- a CDS encoding D-alanyl-D-alanine carboxypeptidase family protein → MFRRARLFGLLALSFLLPACGGDSPPPRSMSQAGPLKAEAVRTTAIPTTPPPPVAAESVIVIDPVSGRVLYAKNADQRRPVASTQKLVTALVAVDSNIDKPVTIAADDTRCEPTKLYLKPGEVHSRRELLKVLMVKSANDVGRALARDIGGSQDGFAMMMNRKAAQLGMRNSHFMNPHGLPQEGQFSTARDIAIAARSAWRNQTIHSFTSLKSTTFRHSDGRVKTLENTNKLLKRVPYCDGLKTGTTNAAGRCLVSSGTLGGRSVIVVVLKSNTPNVWNDSEKLLRWALERPAAEG, encoded by the coding sequence ATGTTTCGCCGAGCCCGCCTTTTCGGACTTCTTGCCCTTTCTTTCCTGCTGCCCGCCTGTGGCGGCGATTCCCCGCCTCCGCGATCCATGTCGCAGGCGGGACCGCTGAAAGCCGAGGCAGTGCGGACCACTGCGATCCCTACGACGCCCCCTCCACCGGTGGCCGCAGAGAGCGTGATCGTGATCGACCCGGTGTCCGGCCGCGTCCTCTACGCAAAGAACGCCGACCAGCGGCGACCGGTCGCCTCGACCCAGAAACTCGTCACCGCGCTCGTGGCCGTGGACAGCAACATCGACAAGCCGGTGACCATTGCCGCCGATGACACCCGTTGCGAGCCCACCAAGCTCTACTTGAAGCCCGGCGAGGTACACTCCCGCCGCGAACTGCTGAAAGTGCTCATGGTGAAAAGCGCCAATGACGTGGGACGCGCGCTCGCCCGGGATATCGGCGGGAGCCAGGACGGCTTTGCCATGATGATGAACCGCAAGGCCGCCCAACTCGGCATGCGGAATTCGCATTTCATGAACCCGCACGGCTTGCCGCAAGAGGGTCAGTTCTCCACCGCCCGCGACATTGCGATCGCCGCACGATCCGCATGGCGCAATCAGACGATTCACTCGTTCACCTCGCTGAAGAGCACGACCTTCCGTCACAGCGACGGCCGCGTGAAGACGCTGGAAAACACCAACAAGCTCCTCAAGCGCGTGCCCTACTGCGATGGCCTGAAAACCGGAACCACCAATGCCGCCGGCCGCTGCCTGGTTTCCTCCGGCACGCTCGGTGGCCGCTCGGTCATCGTGGTGGTGCTCAAGAGCAACACCCCCAACGTGTGGAACGATTCCGAAAAGCTCCTGCGCTGGGCGCTCGAACGTCCGGCGGCGGAAGGATGA
- the lexA gene encoding transcriptional repressor LexA produces the protein MSEPMTQRQGEILEYLKSAQRKTGVMPSTREIQHYFKFASQTAAMSHLRALERKGVIQRLPGKARAVVFPEELDREEIVDIPVYGQIAAGMAGEVEQEKEGCISIDIATLGIPRSSRTFALKVRGDSMIDAHICHGDTVILEFREPRDRDIVAALIDGETTLKRFVVNKGKPYLHAENDEFPDLIPARELIIQGVLVALLRKAA, from the coding sequence ATGAGCGAACCGATGACCCAGCGCCAAGGGGAGATCCTCGAGTATCTCAAATCCGCCCAGCGGAAGACCGGCGTGATGCCGTCCACCCGTGAGATCCAACACTATTTTAAATTCGCCAGCCAGACGGCGGCGATGAGCCACTTGAGGGCTCTCGAAAGAAAAGGGGTTATCCAGCGTCTTCCGGGCAAGGCCCGCGCGGTGGTTTTCCCGGAGGAACTCGACCGTGAGGAAATCGTCGATATCCCGGTCTATGGCCAGATTGCGGCCGGCATGGCCGGGGAGGTGGAGCAGGAGAAAGAGGGGTGTATTTCGATCGACATCGCTACTCTCGGAATTCCCCGGAGCTCCCGGACCTTCGCGCTGAAGGTCAGGGGTGATTCGATGATCGATGCCCACATCTGCCATGGCGACACCGTGATCCTGGAATTCCGCGAACCGCGGGACCGCGACATCGTGGCGGCGTTGATCGATGGGGAGACGACGCTCAAGCGCTTTGTCGTCAACAAGGGCAAGCCCTACCTTCACGCCGAGAACGATGAGTTCCCCGACCTTATTCCGGCACGCGAACTGATTATCCAAGGCGTTCTCGTTGCCCTTCTGCGAAAGGCTGCGTAG
- a CDS encoding ROK family protein — protein sequence MAETPLSIGVDFGGTSVKFGVLYRSNIIDQAPAISTPDFDGPDALIEAMLRVIGDLRDRHPRVEAIGVGVPGFVHFEKGIVHNLTNVPGWTAIPLKKKLSEATNLPVVVENDANCMAYAEWKRGAGRGLNHLIALTLGTGVGGGVVANGKMVRGAQFGAGEIGQMSIDWQGRRGAYGNLGALEDYVGNNEIAADARQTYLESGVERHLPDCSPAALAKAALNGDETALAIWDGIAAKLASAIMNCCWLLNPQAVIIGGGVAKAGDILFNPLTAHLYAQLSAPFKEHLMILPARFGNEAGMVGAAALALEESGVVLQP from the coding sequence ATGGCTGAAACCCCTCTCTCGATTGGTGTCGATTTCGGCGGAACCTCCGTCAAATTCGGCGTTCTCTACCGCTCCAATATCATCGACCAAGCTCCGGCAATCTCCACGCCGGACTTTGACGGGCCGGACGCGCTCATTGAGGCGATGCTCCGGGTGATCGGCGACCTTCGCGACCGCCACCCGCGGGTCGAGGCCATCGGCGTCGGCGTCCCCGGATTCGTCCATTTCGAAAAAGGCATCGTCCACAACCTGACCAATGTGCCCGGCTGGACGGCCATTCCGCTGAAGAAGAAGCTTTCCGAAGCGACCAACCTGCCGGTCGTGGTGGAAAACGACGCCAACTGCATGGCCTACGCCGAGTGGAAGCGCGGTGCCGGTCGCGGTCTCAACCACCTGATTGCTCTGACGCTCGGAACCGGCGTCGGCGGCGGCGTGGTGGCCAATGGCAAGATGGTCCGCGGCGCCCAATTCGGAGCCGGCGAGATCGGCCAGATGTCGATCGATTGGCAAGGCCGCCGCGGTGCCTACGGCAATCTCGGCGCGCTGGAAGACTACGTCGGCAACAACGAGATCGCCGCCGATGCCCGCCAGACTTACCTCGAATCCGGCGTCGAGCGCCACCTTCCCGATTGCAGCCCTGCCGCCTTGGCAAAGGCCGCCCTCAACGGCGACGAAACCGCCCTCGCGATCTGGGACGGCATCGCCGCCAAGCTCGCCAGCGCGATCATGAACTGCTGCTGGCTCCTCAATCCGCAAGCCGTCATCATCGGCGGCGGCGTGGCCAAGGCCGGGGACATCCTGTTCAATCCCCTCACCGCGCACCTCTACGCCCAGCTTTCCGCCCCCTTCAAGGAGCACCTCATGATCCTTCCCGCCCGCTTCGGCAACGAAGCCGGCATGGTCGGCGCCGCCGCCCTCGCCTTGGAAGAATCCGGTGTGGTGCTGCAACCGTGA
- a CDS encoding type III pantothenate kinase gives MPWLLVDNSNTRTKFAIADATGISASRAWLPTPDISPESLATALAGFEFTGSLLCSVVPEKARILRDFLASRGPVHPLSYQSDTGLTIDYPHPAQIGADRLANAIGVAATHGTPAIVIDFGTAVTFDVVAAGPAYCGGVIAPGLGAMQDYLGKRTALLPKIEIDEPRAAIGKSTIEAMQAGAVYGYRGLVREILLRLRAEIEGDPIIVATGGDAGLIAKGLPEIQYVDPDLTLEGIRLAAVRNLH, from the coding sequence ATGCCTTGGCTCCTCGTCGACAACTCCAACACCCGCACCAAATTCGCGATCGCGGACGCCACCGGCATTTCCGCAAGCCGCGCCTGGCTGCCCACGCCGGACATTTCCCCCGAAAGCCTCGCCACCGCCTTGGCCGGATTTGAGTTCACTGGCTCCCTGCTCTGCTCGGTCGTCCCGGAGAAGGCCCGCATCCTCCGCGATTTCCTCGCCTCCCGCGGTCCTGTCCATCCGCTCAGCTACCAGAGCGACACCGGCCTCACCATCGACTACCCCCACCCGGCCCAGATTGGCGCCGACCGCCTCGCCAATGCCATCGGCGTCGCGGCCACCCATGGCACTCCCGCCATTGTCATCGACTTCGGCACCGCGGTGACCTTCGACGTGGTTGCCGCCGGCCCGGCCTACTGCGGCGGCGTCATCGCCCCCGGTCTCGGAGCCATGCAGGACTATCTGGGCAAGCGCACCGCCCTGCTGCCGAAGATCGAAATCGACGAGCCACGCGCCGCCATCGGCAAGTCCACCATCGAGGCCATGCAAGCCGGAGCCGTTTACGGCTACCGCGGTCTCGTTCGCGAAATTCTTTTACGGCTGCGCGCAGAAATTGAAGGCGATCCCATCATCGTCGCCACCGGCGGGGATGCGGGCCTGATTGCCAAAGGCTTGCCGGAAATCCAATACGTCGATCCCGACCTCACGCTCGAAGGCATCCGGCTGGCCGCTGTCAGGAATCTCCATTAA